From Mucilaginibacter gotjawali:
CGAGCCGGCCGCAACGTAAACGTTTTGGCCGCTGAGCGCTGCCGTTACATCCGATGGCATTAAATTATAGGAGGCCATTTTATCCGGATTAAGCCAGATCCGCATAGCAAACTGATCCGTACGCGCCTGCACATCTCCCACACCTGGCACCCTTAATATGGCATCCTGAACAAAAGTATTGGTATAGTTATCAAGGAAGGTAATATTATGTGTCTTTTTGGGGAGTAGATAGCTACGAGCATTAATTGGTCGGGGTTGCTGGCGCGCACGGTGGCACCCAGTTTACTTACTACGGATGGCAAAAGCGGTGCTGCAATCCCAACACGGTTTTGCACATTAAGTGCGGCAATTTGCGGATTGGTTCCAACATTAAAAGTTACCCGCAAGTTCATGCCTCCGCTATTGCTGCTGGAGCTTTGCATATATTCCATGCCTGGGGTACCGTTTACCTGCTCCTCGATAGGGATAGCAGTAGTTTGCTCAACTGTTTGTGCATCTGCGCCCGTATAACTGGCATTTACGCTCACGCTTGGGGGAGAAATATTGGGATACTGGTCAACAGCAAGGTTAAAAATGCATATTACCCCGGATATCATCAAAACAAGGGAAATGACGATGGCGGTTACCGGCCGTTTTATAAAAGTATTGGCAATCATTTTTTTAAGTCTAAAGTCCTGAGTCTAAAGTCCTGAGTCTGAAGTCTTGAGTCTAAAGTCAAAATGTTAAGTGAGCAACTTTAATTATTCTACTCTACTCTTGACTCAAGACTTTCGACTTAAGACTCACGACTTACTCAAGTCACGTGATTTCTGCAATTCAAACTCCAGTTCCGGGTCGATATTCTGCGCCTCAACTTTTTTCGCTTTTTCCATCAGTTCTTTGTGATTTGCCTTAAGGTAATCCAATTTCTCCTTACCGTAGGCCCAGCGGGTGATCAAAACAAACAGTACCGGCACAACAAAAATAGCTATGGTAGAAGCTGCAGTCATGCCCCCCAGTACGGTAAGGCCTATTGTACGCCGGGCCACAGCACCCGCGCCTGTTGCAAAAACCAACGGCAGCACACCCAGTATGAAGGCCAGCGATGTCATGATGATGGGTCGCAGACGAAGGCTCACAGCCTCCAGCGTAGATGCAAGAAGATCCTCGCCCCGATCTACCCGGACCTTGGCAAATTCAACGATAAGGATAGCGTTTTTTGCTGCTAAGCCTATCAAGGTGATCAAACCGATCTGAGCATATACGTTGTCAGTGAGGGAGGGGACAAGTTCCAATGCTAAAATAGCACCGAAGGCGCCAATCGGGACCGCAAGCAATACCGAAAACGGAACTGACCAGCTTTCATAAAGCGCGGCCAGGAACAGGAATACGAACGTAATAGAGAACGCAAAAATATACATAGTCACTGATCCTGCTTTCAATTCTTCATAGCTTAAACCTGAAAACTCATAAGTGTAACCTTGTGGCAGTTGTATGCTGGCCAGTTTCTGCAAGGCAGCGATTGCATCGGTCGAGCTTACGCCTGGTGGCGAAGACCCGTCTATCTCCGCCGAACGGAAAATATTAAAGTGCGAAATCAGCGGGGCCGCTTCTACAGGCTTAAAACTGATAACCGAGCCCAATGGCACCATTTTGCCGCCGGAGTTTCGCACGTAGTACTTCTCCATATCCGTAATAAGCGCCCTGTAAACTGTATCCGCCTGCACCACCACGTGGAAAGTACGGTTATAGGTAGTAAAATCGTTGATATACAAACTGCCCGTAAATGCCTCAATAGTGGTAAAAACATCCGATATGCTTACCCCCAGTTTTTCGCATTTTTCCCGGTCAACGGTAAGGCTCATGTTGGGTGTATGCGCAGTGTAAAAGGTAAATGCCTTGGTTATAGCCGGGTTTTTATTAGCTGAATCAACAAAACGATTAACTACGTGCTCAAATTCCTGCAGGTTATCGTTCGTGCTCCGCTGTTCTATCTGCATGCTGAAACCTACAGTTGAACCAACACCGGGAAGCGGCGATGGTTGTATTACTTCAACCGAAGCATTTGTAACGCCGGCATCGGCTATCCGTTTTTGCATTACCTTGATAATGCCCGGTACCTGCTGGTCATCACCTGATCTTTCGTCCCAGGGTTTCAGTTGAACGTAAATAGTGCCGTTGTTGGAATTGGTAGCATTAGTTACAACGTTAAGGCCTGATAGCGCAGCATAATGCCCTACACCAGGCGTGCTTGCAACTACTTTCATCAATTTGGACATTATATTTACCGACTGTGCCGTAGAGGATGCCGGGGGCAGCTGGTAAGTTACATACAAATTGCCGTCGTCTTCCGATGGAATAAATCCTGTGGGTTTGGACTGAAACAGAAAGTAAGCGCCCACGCATACACAAATCAACAGGATAACAATATACCTGGCCCCCTTAATACTGCGGCGTACCCCTTCAGTGTACTTTGCGGTTACCCTGTCAAACCATTCATTGAATTTTGTAAACCATTTGGTGAGGCCTTTATTCTTTTTGGCCGGATCTGTAGGTTTTAGCAGCAGAGTACAAAGCGCCGGTGTTAGCGAAAGCGCGATAAAAGCTGATATAATTACTGAAATAGCAATGGTGATGGCAAATTGCTGGTACAAGCGGCCTACAATGCCTGGTATAAAACCCACGGGTACAAATACCGCCGCCAGGATAAGTGCGATAGCCACTACCGGGGCCGAAATGTCTTTCATCGCCTGGTAAGTAGCCTCTTTGGGTGACATCTTTTCATGGTCGATATAATGCTGCACTGCTTCAACCACGATGATGGCATCATCCACAACTATCCCAATAGCCAGCACAAAGCCAAACATGGTTAAGGTGTTGATAGTGAATCCTAGCGGTATAAAAAAGCAAAATGTGCCGAAAATTGATACAGGTATGGCAAGGATGGGGATGAGGGTAGATCTTAATGTTTGAAGAAAAAGGAACACGACGATGGCTACCAGTCCAAGGGTCATCAATAAAGTCCTGACCACATCCGTCATCGAAACTTTTACAACAGTTACCGCTTCAAACGGAACACTGTAGGCCACATCCGTCGGGAAAGTTTGTTTCAACTTGGCAAGTTCGGCGTAAACGCCGTTGGCTGTTTGCAGCGCATTACTGCCGGGCGCCTGGTAGATCTGCAGGTACGATGCGCGGTGCCCGTCAACAAATGAGTTGCTCGAAAAAGTAAATTTCCCCAACTCCACACGGGCAACATCCTTCAGGTAAACAAGTTTGCCTGATTGGGGGTTGTTTTTGATAATGATGTTTTGAAACTCCGGAACTGTACTTAAACGTCCGTTTACCAATATACCCAATTCATAAGTTTGTGTTGGCGCCTGCGGCGGCACGCCTGCCGTTCCTGCAGCTACCTGCACATTTTGAGCGGTAAGTGCCGTAATGATGTCCTGCGGCTCAATGCTGTAAGCAGCCATCTTTTGCGGGTTCATCCAAACACGCATACTAAAGTCGTCAGTAAAACGGCTTATCGTGCCTACTCCGGGTACCCTCAGCAACGCATCCTGGATAAAAATATTAGTATAGTTATCCAGGAACGTGATGTTATGTGTGTCTTTTGGCGCGTAAATAGCTACCATCATCAGCATGCTGGGGTTAACCGCCCGTACGGTAAGGCCTAACCTGCTGGCCGCTGCAGGCAATAGCGGCGTTGCAATACTCACCCGGTTTTGCACATCGAGTGCCGCAACGTCAATCGGCGTACCTATTTTAAAAGTTACATTTAGCTGCATCGCCCCATTATTGGTGCTGTTGCTCTGCATGTACTCCATACCTGGCGTGCCATTTACCTGTTCTTCAATAGGCGTCGCCATAGTTTGTTCCACGGTTTGGGCATCCGCGCCGATAAACTGCCCATTCACTTGTACCACCGGTGGGGTGATATCAGGATATTGGTCAATCGGCAGCAGTAAAATGCTAACGGTACCGGTAATTACCAGCACAATAGAAATTACTATTGCAGTTACGGGCCGCTTTATAAAGGTATTAGCAATCATATTTTTTAAGTCTTGAGTCTGAAGTCTTGAGTCTGAAGTCCAAAGTGCTCTTTCCGCCTGTTTATTGACTCAAGACTTCGGACTTAATACTTTCGACTTGTTAGTGTCCCCCTTTGCCGCCGCCGGGGCCTACCTTGTTTGCGGTTGTAATGCGCACACCGTCATGCAGTGATTGCAAACCGTCCACTATTATTTTGTCGCCGGCTTTAATGCCGCTTTTAATAATGATATCCGCCCCTATTACCTGCCCCGTTTGCACCTTTTTTTGCATGGCAATCAGTTTTGGTTTGTTGGCGCCGGCGGCTTCTTTTTTATCCATTTTTTTAAGGCTGTCCGGGCTCACTTTTATCAAAGTATCTTTTGCTATATATACAAAGTACTCGCCCATCTGCTCCACCACGGCCTTGTTTGGTACTACCAGTTGCGGCCCGGCCTCTTGATTATGGACCCGTACTACGCAACTCATGCCTGCCCTTAAATAAAAATCAGGGTTGTCAAAAACAAGCCTTACGCGAATGGTACCGGTTTGCGGGTCAACGGCCCGGTCAATAATTGAAAGTTTACCCAGATGGCCGTATAGCGAATTATCGGGCATTAACAGGGTAAAAAGAGAATCAACTTTTGTTTTTTCATGCTGTAGTTTCTCGAAAAAAGGCAGATTTTTCTCGTTGATAATGAAATCAACCGCCATGGGGTTATCTTGCGAAAGCGTGTCAAGTGTAGTTACTGATGGGGTTACCACTTCGCCCAGCCTAACCTGGCTGATACCAATGGTCCCTGTAAAGGGCGCAAAAACCGTTGCATAGGTTAAATTCGTTTTGGCTGTTTTTACCTGCTGTTCCGAAGCTTTCACGGTGCTTTTTGCTTGTTCAAGGGTAACTACGGCATGGTCATACAGCTGTTTGGCCACAGCATTATATTTATTCAGGTAAGTATAACGGTCAGCATCTTGCTGGGCCTGTACCAAGCTGCTTTTTGTTACTTCTAAATTAGCTACAGCCTGGTCATAAGCCGCCTTGTACAGGCGCTCATCAATCTCATATAATTTTTGCCCTTT
This genomic window contains:
- a CDS encoding efflux RND transporter permease subunit, with protein sequence MIANTFIKRPVTAIVISIVLVITGTVSILLLPIDQYPDITPPVVQVNGQFIGADAQTVEQTMATPIEEQVNGTPGMEYMQSNSTNNGAMQLNVTFKIGTPIDVAALDVQNRVSIATPLLPAAASRLGLTVRAVNPSMLMMVAIYAPKDTHNITFLDNYTNIFIQDALLRVPGVGTISRFTDDFSMRVWMNPQKMAAYSIEPQDIITALTAQNVQVAAGTAGVPPQAPTQTYELGILVNGRLSTVPEFQNIIIKNNPQSGKLVYLKDVARVELGKFTFSSNSFVDGHRASYLQIYQAPGSNALQTANGVYAELAKLKQTFPTDVAYSVPFEAVTVVKVSMTDVVRTLLMTLGLVAIVVFLFLQTLRSTLIPILAIPVSIFGTFCFFIPLGFTINTLTMFGFVLAIGIVVDDAIIVVEAVQHYIDHEKMSPKEATYQAMKDISAPVVAIALILAAVFVPVGFIPGIVGRLYQQFAITIAISVIISAFIALSLTPALCTLLLKPTDPAKKNKGLTKWFTKFNEWFDRVTAKYTEGVRRSIKGARYIVILLICVCVGAYFLFQSKPTGFIPSEDDGNLYVTYQLPPASSTAQSVNIMSKLMKVVASTPGVGHYAALSGLNVVTNATNSNNGTIYVQLKPWDERSGDDQQVPGIIKVMQKRIADAGVTNASVEVIQPSPLPGVGSTVGFSMQIEQRSTNDNLQEFEHVVNRFVDSANKNPAITKAFTFYTAHTPNMSLTVDREKCEKLGVSISDVFTTIEAFTGSLYINDFTTYNRTFHVVVQADTVYRALITDMEKYYVRNSGGKMVPLGSVISFKPVEAAPLISHFNIFRSAEIDGSSPPGVSSTDAIAALQKLASIQLPQGYTYEFSGLSYEELKAGSVTMYIFAFSITFVFLFLAALYESWSVPFSVLLAVPIGAFGAILALELVPSLTDNVYAQIGLITLIGLAAKNAILIVEFAKVRVDRGEDLLASTLEAVSLRLRPIIMTSLAFILGVLPLVFATGAGAVARRTIGLTVLGGMTAASTIAIFVVPVLFVLITRWAYGKEKLDYLKANHKELMEKAKKVEAQNIDPELEFELQKSRDLSKS
- a CDS encoding efflux RND transporter periplasmic adaptor subunit, giving the protein MNRVLLNSVFASCLVIAACTKKQAPPNPEVPVNLQIIKPRTVLYYEKIPATTRALNQVNLLPQVSGAVTGIFFTEGTKVNKGQKLYEIDERLYKAAYDQAVANLEVTKSSLVQAQQDADRYTYLNKYNAVAKQLYDHAVVTLEQAKSTVKASEQQVKTAKTNLTYATVFAPFTGTIGISQVRLGEVVTPSVTTLDTLSQDNPMAVDFIINEKNLPFFEKLQHEKTKVDSLFTLLMPDNSLYGHLGKLSIIDRAVDPQTGTIRVRLVFDNPDFYLRAGMSCVVRVHNQEAGPQLVVPNKAVVEQMGEYFVYIAKDTLIKVSPDSLKKMDKKEAAGANKPKLIAMQKKVQTGQVIGADIIIKSGIKAGDKIIVDGLQSLHDGVRITTANKVGPGGGKGGH